GCCGGTGGTACCGGCTCGAGCTTCCATGAAACCGCGATCAAATCAAAATCTCGTGCCAAACTGCCATGGACAGCGGAGGCGTTGCTTTCTTCATGCTTAACTCCAAATTATTAACCAATTGACCCCCTACAACGGCCAGTCGAGTTGACATTGCTGCTCGTTTCCAATCAATCTGTCTGGTAATTAGATATTCAAATTCACGCTGGAGGTAGTATTCATGGCAAATCCCGCGCATCTGGCGCAATTGGAAAAGGACATTGAGACTTGGCAGAAATGGAGAAAAAAGAATCCTGAAAGCGTTTTTACAGAGTGTAAAAGGGAAAAGTTTGTCGGAGCTGATTTTGCAAGAGCTAACCTTGAGGGGGTCAACCTTGAGGGGGTCAACCTTGAGGGGGCTAACCTTGAGGGGGCTAACCTTGAGGGGGCAAACCTTGAGTGGGCAAACCTTGAGGGGGCAAACCTTGAGAGAGCAAACCTTGAGGGAGCGAGCCTTGTAGGGACGGACCTCAAAAGGGCAAACCTCATAGGAGCAAATCTCAAAAAGGCGGACCTCAAAAGGGCAAACCTCATAGGGGCACATCTCATGGGGGCTAAGTTGGATAAGGCGAACATCCAGACGGCGTTCCTCATAAAGGCGAATCTTGAAACAGCGGATCTTGAAGCGGCGGATCTTAAGGGTGCCAGTCTCCAAAAGGCCAATCTCAGAGGGGCGAATCTTAAGGCGGCGATACTCTTTAGGACGAATCTCAGGGGAACCAACCTCAATAGGGCAAACCTCCAGGGGACAAACTTCAGAGAGGCTGAACTCATGACTGCACACCTCGTGAAGGCGAACCTTGAGAAAGCGAACCTCGAACGGGCCGACTTTCAAGGAGCGAACCTCCAAGGAGCTGATCTCCGAAAGGCCGTCTTGGCAAAAACCATATTCTCCTCTGCTCAAGATCTCGAGCGACTGTGCTTTCCACTGAGCAGCGAACAACTCGCCGGATGTATGTTTAAAGAGGAGGCAAATTTTTATGACAGATTTGAAAAGGAAGAGTCGCTGGCCCCCCAAAGAGTAGGAGAATATCCTATCCCTCGTATGGTAGTGCACTACACAGACAAAACCCCATGGACGCCCTATGAAATGGTACTCTTTTTTGGCGCGATCCACGACATTTACAACAAAATTATGTACTTGCTGACAACAGAAGATAAGGATCAGGAAACACTTGTAAAAAATTTGCTTAATCCGACCCGCACTCGACCTCTCCCGCAAAACAATTTGGCTGTGACTAATGTTGACTATGGTTCTATGACGACTGAGTTTGTCAATGCCTATACCCTTCTCAAAGATTACGTCCCGGGAACTGTCAAAGCGACCACAGCCTTGTTTTTGACAAGTTACGCAGTCAAGGTAATCACTCAAGCGATCATCAAAATCGCGGCAGCTATCAAAAGCACCAACGAAGCCAGGGCAAGCAAATATGCCCAAGCTCAAGCCAAGGCCAACCTCCGAAAAACCGAAGTTGAAATACGCAATGCTGAGCTCGAGGGTGATCTGCTTAACCAAAAAGTCATGTCGAATAATCTCAAGGCATCTGCTGTCGCACTTTCCGAGGAACAAAATTTGCTGGCCACAGTTCGCGCTGAGCATGCAAAGGAGGAATTGGTTCATAATTCCAACGGATACAAAACCATGGTCAAATATGTCACCGAACACGCCTCGAATCCGATCGTAGCAAAAAATGCCGATACCATTGTCTCGCAAACCCTTGACCGGGGAGTACAGATATTCTCCACCCTCTCCACCAACCGAAAAGAACTTGTAGAGATTCAAACATTCAATTTTTTGGAAAAAATAACAGATGAAAACGACAAAAAGAATTAATTTTCCTCGCCTCCTTTCTTCGAAATCGGTCAGCGGAACAGGGGCATTGCCTACAGCATGGAGAATATGGGTTATACTCATTTCCCCCCTCCTTTTATAAACCACGGCTTACAAACTACTCATGCCCATATGGGCAATCTCACGGTTGACCAGATACAATATCTGCTGCTCGGGCGAGCGGAATTCATCGATGGCAATACCCCGGAGCTTTTCCAACAACTCGGGATGATCGGCAAAAGAAACACGCAGACAGTCAGGGTCTTTCCGGACCGCAGAGGGTACGCATTCAGCCACAGCCGGAACTGTCTCCACCATCTCCGGGACCTTGACCTGCTGCGTTTTGGACTCTATCGAGCCTTCGCTCAGTTCCTCACGCATGGCGGCCCGTTCCTTGGCCCGCCGCTCCCCGTTGCACTTGTGGCACAACGTCTTGGACTGCAAAGTCTTCATCTGACCACATCCGACACAAAGCTTCTTTTCCTTTGACGGCATACCCACCTCCATCTCCACTTCGATTCCATTCTCATCCTCATCCCACGACTTCCACTCCTCGCACTCATTGCACTGTGGCGGCCTAGATAGTGAATTAAAGCTCCCCCCAGGAGACCGCGCACGCAGTCCCGCGCAGTGAGCCAGCGTGATCCGTGCATGAAGCTTGGTGCATTGAAAGAGCCGCATTCCCCCCCCCCGATCATTCAACGGGCGCGTTCCGCCCGGCCTCACGCATTGTCTTCGGATCTATCTGCCGCGAACATCTGGTCGCGCCCTTGCGACGCTTGCCCACCGGCAACCAGGTGAAACGCATTTCGCCCAGCCACTCCTCGGCTCTGGCGCAGCCGGCATCCCACAACGGGCACTCCCGATCATTGCACCGACTCCGATCCGGGCCGAGATCACGGGACTTGTACGCGCTCATGACACCTCCTTGGAGACGAAGTAGGCGCAGAAAGCCGAGTCGCCTCGATTGTGCTTGAAATTGTGGGGTTCGCCCGAATTGCCAGGCCGCTGGCACTTGTGGCGGGACGGACACCCCTCATCTATGCAGCGCAAAGGCTTGCGCAGACAGCCGCGTTCCGTCCGCCGTTCGGTAGTATTCATCACTCGTCCTCCTCCGGCTTTTCCAGGTGTCCACGGATCGCGCCCATGGCAACCAGCACAAGCCCGATCACGAACAGCAGCTCGCCCACCATGCTCAAGTCCCAATC
The genomic region above belongs to uncultured Pseudodesulfovibrio sp. and contains:
- a CDS encoding pentapeptide repeat-containing protein, which encodes MANPAHLAQLEKDIETWQKWRKKNPESVFTECKREKFVGADFARANLEGVNLEGVNLEGANLEGANLEGANLEWANLEGANLERANLEGASLVGTDLKRANLIGANLKKADLKRANLIGAHLMGAKLDKANIQTAFLIKANLETADLEAADLKGASLQKANLRGANLKAAILFRTNLRGTNLNRANLQGTNFREAELMTAHLVKANLEKANLERADFQGANLQGADLRKAVLAKTIFSSAQDLERLCFPLSSEQLAGCMFKEEANFYDRFEKEESLAPQRVGEYPIPRMVVHYTDKTPWTPYEMVLFFGAIHDIYNKIMYLLTTEDKDQETLVKNLLNPTRTRPLPQNNLAVTNVDYGSMTTEFVNAYTLLKDYVPGTVKATTALFLTSYAVKVITQAIIKIAAAIKSTNEARASKYAQAQAKANLRKTEVEIRNAELEGDLLNQKVMSNNLKASAVALSEEQNLLATVRAEHAKEELVHNSNGYKTMVKYVTEHASNPIVAKNADTIVSQTLDRGVQIFSTLSTNRKELVEIQTFNFLEKITDENDKKN